The Leclercia adecarboxylata region CCAGGAACGGGAACCCGACGGCCTGGAGCTGCTCAAGGCGCGGATCGTTGTCGAGCGTGTGCGCCACAATCAGCGCATCCACGCGTCGGCTCTGCACCATGCGCATGTAGCTGTGCTTGTCGGCCAGGTCGTCGTCGGCAATGAGCAGTAAGTCGATCTCGTGCCGGGCTAACTCGTGGCTAATTTCGCCGACCATCTCCATAAACACGCTGTTGTTGAGCGGAACGGGATGCACCGGAAAGACCAGCCCCACGGCGTCGATCTTGCCCATCTTCAGACGGCGGGCAAGGGTGTTCGGGCGATAGCCACGTCGCTGCGCTTCGGCCTCCACGCGGGCACGCGTCTCGCTGGAAACGTCAAAATAGCCGTTGAGGGCGCGGCTTACCGTCGTTACCGACAGGCCCAGTTCTTTAGCAATGGCTTTAAGCGACATGATTTTCCGTGTCTTTGGGTTAGTTTTGTTCCGCCACCATGAGCGCGTACGTATCGGGCTCAAGGGCTTTGAAGATGTGCGGCTGGTCGGCAGGATAGCAAATATAGTCCCCCTGCCCCAGCTCCTCGGGTGCTTCGGTCAGGCCAATCAGCGCCCGCCCCTTCATCACAATCATATGCTCAACCGACCCCGGCGGATGGGGATGCGAGATACGGTCGGCCCCCGGCTGGGCCATCAGAATATAGATATCGCGTCGGGCGCCCGGCGGACAGGCCGCCAGCAAAATGGCTTCAAAGTTGGCCTGCTCCGCAACCACTTTAGTGCCTTCCCCGAGGCGGATCACCTGTGTGGTGGGCTGCTGCGGTTCGAGCAAACGGGCAAAGGGGATATCCAGCGCCACGCACAGCGACCACAGGGTTTCGAGGCTGGGATTGCCGTTGCCGGACTCCAGCTGGGAGAGGGTGGACTTGGCGATCCCGGCACGGCGGGCAATTTCCGCCAGTGAAAGCCCGGTCCGCATGCGCTCTCGCACCAGACTTTTGGCGATCACGCTGATTGGCTGCGTCATAAACGGCCTCATATACTGTTAAATCGAACGAATCGTTCATCTTGATAAACGATCTTATTGCG contains the following coding sequences:
- a CDS encoding helix-turn-helix domain-containing protein, producing the protein MTQPISVIAKSLVRERMRTGLSLAEIARRAGIAKSTLSQLESGNGNPSLETLWSLCVALDIPFARLLEPQQPTTQVIRLGEGTKVVAEQANFEAILLAACPPGARRDIYILMAQPGADRISHPHPPGSVEHMIVMKGRALIGLTEAPEELGQGDYICYPADQPHIFKALEPDTYALMVAEQN